One Triticum dicoccoides isolate Atlit2015 ecotype Zavitan chromosome 5B, WEW_v2.0, whole genome shotgun sequence genomic window carries:
- the LOC119308127 gene encoding uncharacterized protein LOC119308127, translated as MPRKLRARRKSHALAGAAPNADLVHTLSAWVSNPAQTLASVATQGRDDTEKRRVVGVVVAKGCLKRSVGGASGGGSGSSKKVSFVLEPQVRVMSPAAANTRGRRNGGETVPVRGADVGGGRPCRQTRVQLGGGSAPVVGAHAPVRRSKRIAMNLGAGVEQLTAPAKAIAAAPAPTDLAPSNIVGSNAPKAEEEDEVEETVGKTRNKKRKCMDSSVHMVPRRCTRSSGRLSAAPLVCSHVLEKRGRMKATYVKEQTCVEEQRAEDQDLGRTLNSGLIALESKRSCSKVQEDELAAQRAPKEETSGRATRSSSIAAAMMSPVVVEYKRTRNTEDARSDGEMPVMDAPVPGGLRSRAGQGDNGVVEENHFVKRLGNRRGPSKPTTCINRHQHLASSIEEEYQEQVVAPFKARPLRQSRRNHSAASELLSAHNAANDGIEDNVVKEGEHLVLLRNGSAKDCAGAEEQVAEVVVRKGCLKHPGTDASSGSSSAAKKVRFVLVEQAEAETVGLRRPWVTWSPVVAKTRGRQKARVTLAGAKTGGGGHQRTSVDGDSDGEGADAGDAGSDARLRLFKRNVGNFGAGDGVEKVVGAASRNTTSKADVEDGDVEAVDRKRKASENAEDIGYVWLMTSIATTNLSQILSATKSVANKMATKIVANFGKKLSI; from the exons ATGCCCCGGAAGCTGCGGGCGCGCCGCAAGAGCCacgccctcgccggagccgcccctaACGCCGACCTCGTCCATACCCTCTCCGCATGGGTATCCAACCCAGCTCAAACCCTCGCTTCGGTGGCGACACAG GGTCGCGACGACACGGAGAAGCGGCGGGTGGTCGGTGTGGTGGTGGCAAAGGGCTGCTTGAAGCGGTCGGTGGGTGGTGCGAGCGGCGGGGGTTCCGGTTCGTCCAAAAAGGTGAGCTTTGTGTTGGAGCCCCAGGTGCGGGTCATGTCACCAGCTGCTGCCAACACAAGGGGGAGGCGGAATGGCGGGGAGACCGTTCCTGTTCGTGGTGCAGACGTAGGCGGAGGGAGGCCTTGTCGTCAGACCCGTGTCCAACTTGGTGGTGGTTCTGCTCCAGTGGTAGGGGCACATGCTCCGGTTAGGCGGTCTAAGAGGATTGCGATGAATTTGGGTGCTGGAGTTGAGCAGCTTACTGCTCCGGCTAAAGCAATTGCAGCAGCTCCGGCACCTACTGATTTAGCACCTTCTAACATAGTTGGAAGTAATGCTCCCAAggctgaggaagaagatgaggtagAAGAAACTGTTGGCAAGACGCGGAACAAGAAGAGAAAGTGCATGGATAGTTCTGTGCATATGGTTCCTCGTAGATGCACAAGGTCGAGCGGCCGGCTATCAGCAGCCCCCTTGGTGTGCTCTCATGTGCTTGAGAAGAGAGGGCGGATGAAGGCAACATATGTTAAGGAACAGACATGTGTTGAGGAGCAACGTGCTGAAGATCAAGACTTAGGTAGAACACTAAATTCTGGATTAATTGCTCTTGAGAGCAAGAGAAGTTGCAGCAAGGTGCAAGAAGATGAACTTGCTGCGCAAAGGGCCCCTAAGGAGGAAACATCAGGTAGGGCCACAAGATCAAGCTCAATAGCAGCTGCTATGATGTCTCCCGTTGTCGTTGAGTACAAGAGGACAAGGAACACAGAAGATGCACGCTCTGATGGGGAGATGCCTGTAATGGATGCTCCTGTTCCCGGTGGTTTAAGGAGTAGAGCTGGTCAGGGTGACAATGGTGTGGTGGAGGAAAATCACTTTGTCAAGAGACTGGGAAATAGGAGGGGACCCAGTAAACCAACTACTTGCATCAACAGGCATCAACATCTTGCATCTTCTATAGAGGAAGAATATCAAGAACAAGTTGTTGCTCCCTTTAAGGCCCGTCCACTGAGGCAATCTAGGCGAAACCATTCCGCTGCCAGCGAATTGCTGTCCGCGCACAATGCGGCCAATGACGGCATAGAGGATAATGTGGTGAAGGAAGGCGAACATTTGGTGTTACTAAGGAATGGCAGCGCTAAG GATTGTGCTGGTGCAGAGGAGCAAGTGGCCGAGGTGGTAGTGAGAAAAGGATGTTTGAAGCATCCAGGGACTGATGCGAGCAGTGGCAGCTCCAGTGCTGCCAAAAAGGTGAGATTTGTGTTGGTGGAGCAGGCAGAAGCAGAGACGGTGGGACTCAGGAGGCCGTGGGTAACATGGTCCCCGGTTGTTGCCAAGACAAGGGGTAGGCAGAAGGCCAGGGTGACTCTTGCTGGTGCAAAAACAGGCGGAGGAGGGCATCAGCGGACGAGTGTTGATGGTGATTCTGATGGCGAAGGTGCCGATGCTGGAGATGCAGGTTCAGATGCCCGGTTGAGGTTGTTCAAGAGGAATGTGGGGAATTTCGGTGCTGGTGATGGAGTTGAGAAGGTTGTTGGAGCTGCAAGTCGGAATACCACCTCCAAGGCTGATGTCGAAGATGGGGATGTAGAAGCAGTTGATAGGAAGCGAAAGGCCAGCGAGAATGCTGAGGATATAGGGTATGTTTGGTTGATGACTAGCATTGCCACAACTAACCTTAGTCAAATTTTGtctgccacaaaaagtgtggcaaacaAAATGGCCACCAAAATTGTTGCAAACTTTGGCAAGAAACTGAgtatatga